Proteins encoded by one window of Tubulanus polymorphus chromosome 7, tnTubPoly1.2, whole genome shotgun sequence:
- the LOC141908676 gene encoding tektin-like protein 1, which yields MAMKTVPLGTATIGPQNWKNSTIKDIKLSQTVVGRSDKNCDIGRVQDPLPHLRETLIELSNVEAHRYFREARAVVGRLRESLLETNEEIKSLTRGRESLEKALEHKRKDLQLNRESSEIRTTRPSREKDTDGADDLLSAERQHLLNLKRVLEAQLRLVQQQLQVLDNARKRLATCLQERSRVLDLICHAMKSQSANANRNTRNTLFKSTSGSLSARADRNGSGMSASGSKTARDMTVDPLGSYSPEADQALHEARDARQRSQMLRIDLNEAIEKTERLQKAAHKSVNDGLIQKIAETETLRQHLSVSAGENRHAIHRAQRWFDTTEKARNISLGPVSSSDLVNRERLNRPIIRVFQRHPGNQLPEAQQVIQGGNGLLESLTATSQNIGLLKLAHLRLKDNLRDKRIAQDIDSSVVRLRRNKSGHRWSMGATV from the exons ATGGCAATGAAAACTGTCCCGCTCGGGACCGCAACTATCGGGCCTCAGAACTGGAAAAATTCCACGATAAAAGACATAAAACTTTCTCAAACCGTCGTCGGACGAAGCGATAAAAACTGCGATATAGGACGCGTTCAAGACCCGCTACCGCATCTGCGAGAAACTTTGATCGAGTTGAGCAATGTGGAAGCTCATCGATATTTCCGAGAGGCGCGGGCCGTCGTCGGGAGACTGCGAGAAAGTTTACTGGAAACAAACGAGGAGATAAAATCGCTGACGCGCGGTAGAGAATCGCTGGAGAAAGCGCTCGAACACAAGCGTAAAGATTTACAACTGAACCGTGAAAGTAGCGAAATACGAACCACCAGGCCAAGTAGAGAAAAG GATACCGACGGAGCTGATGATTTGTTAAGCGCTGAACGGCAACATTTACTGAATTTAAAGCGTGTATTGGAAGCACAGTTACGCCTCGTACAACAACAATTACAG GTATTGGATAACGCTCGTAAACGACTAGCGACATGTTTACAAGAACGATCTCGAGTTCTCGATCTCATCTGTCACGCGATGAAATCACAATCCGCAAACGCCAACCGTAATACGCGTAATACGTTGTTTAAAAGTACGAGTGGATCGCTGAGCGCGAGGGCCGATCGTAACGGGTCGGGGATGTCTGCGAGCGGATCGAAGACTGCTCGCGATATGACCGTCGATCCGCTCGGTTCGTACAGTCCCGAGGCCGATCAGGCGCTGCACGAAGCGCGCGACGCCCGTCAGAGATCTCAGATGTTGAGAATCGATCTCAACGAAGCGATCGAGAAAACCGAACGTCTGCAGAAAGCGGCGCACAAATCTGTGAACGACGGTCTGATCCAGAAAATAGCCGAAACAGAAACCCTTCGA cAACATTTATCAGTAAGCGCTGGAGAGAACCGCCATGCTATTCACCGAGCTCAACGCTGGTTCGACACTACGGAGAAAGCTCGTAATATTTCACTG ggtcCGGTTTCTAGTTCCGATCTCGTCAATAGAGAGCGTTTAAATCGACCGATTATTAGAGTATTTCAACGTCATCCCGGAAATCAGTTACCAGAGGCTCAGCAGGTGATTCAG GGTGGTAATGGACTGTTGGAATCATTGACTGCGACCAGTCAGAACATCGGTCTATTGAAACTCGCTCATCTACGACTGAAAGATAATCTACGAGATAAACGAATCGCTCAGGATATCGATTCCAGCGTCGTGCGTCTACGTCGTAATAAATCCGGACATCGATGGAGTATGGGCGCCACCGTTTAG
- the LOC141908545 gene encoding uncharacterized protein LOC141908545 has translation MATLPPWKLALIEKKRRHEEDERRRHLDEMRRLAEMPAWKRDLLLKKKAVQQIHANSNNIVYDGSTNKYIDNNSIGTRNTLQHVQQQAASENSQRSTPDSGFDENDATPETPSPVKVSSALRYHHREKDYANANITGTTANHNHVTTNGVVAAADNNSNDSSEEELPYQPGFVHKLLDKFAHLTVKKKKSASGDGTESLYRKRSASVEDILETDNNSLQSKKHSVSVEELSPKRVVDPRLSPKRVVDPGLSPKRVVDPVSSPKRVADPVLSPKRVVDRERAASVIDYGDINVPRAATRERATSMVVDSSRRENLLIKESSAANHKRCDYNANPESNLQSATDEPDCNNTVRIISGNRDNFTSEELPVRNLVSSVRNIFESGAMKGSPEILRKKKSRAPAVPVVTSPAVPVVTSPAVPSVPPQTARIQHNSDLTTNLSSKRTGPPGGHKANKTPSATTVADATKKVVEVNNRNHGDDNKTIVNGELAKIREAGQSWVFGGGKSQSPSGPLQSPVGGPVQSPLTNCSKISTSQKHDETSNNNINNNNIRSAAKSQKDSRQQNAKESPSTSSTKMVAVKPVDNDSNRSSTTTFKLVTGSDDATGAKSQVKPAQGAPPQRPTLNSQQPRKRHAPPVPSIFTQPQIHKRHGAASSAPKMTIGNVTTSSASSDEIPVTNIDDVPITNIDDVMVFELNEGSAPTPRPPPPQFIDTKLDLSGIVNDAVLPSSRDRTKYDQTTTPPRIKPCNIEFIGANVKLEKSSLQKTKKQKGSISFDSDHVMYEYPSEQSLLDFFASQEQRDDDDGGGATDNTDNNFYSNNNNNVDSMTDSGDDDSEDVNKNASNSDINLLNNPALGSTSGLGSYKGKYTMDYEFGTVLNEPSTPVIEKPAEPPIDPEDMQIKPAEDEETFAWSDSANADMLF, from the exons ATGGCGACTCTGCCGCCGTGGAAGCTGGCTCTAATCGAGAAAAAACGTCGCCATGAAGAAGACGAACGGCGTCGACATTTAGACGAAATGCGTCGCCTGGCAGAAATGCCCGCCTGGAAACGCGATCttttactgaagaaaaaaGCCGTTCAACAAATACACGCGAATAGTAACAACATAGTCTACGACGGGTCGACGAATAAATACATCGATAATAACTCGATCGGGACTCGAAACACGTTACAACACGTTCAACAACAAGCAGCGTCGGAAAATAGTCAACGTTCGACGCCCGATTCCGGGTTCGACGAAAACGACGCGACGCCGGAAACACCGTCGCCGGTGAAAGTATCGTCGGCGCTTCGATACCACCACCGCGAGAAAGACTACGCGAACGCGAATATCACCGGGACGACCGCCAATCATAATCACGTAACGACGAACGGCGTCGTTGCCGCCGCGGATAACAATTCGAACGATTCTTCGGAGGAAGAGTTACCGTATCAACCTGGATTCGTGCATAAGTTACTCGATAAATTCGCGCATTTGAcggtgaaaaagaaaaagtcgGCGTCCGGCGACGGGACGGAATCGCTTTATCGGAAACGCTCGGCGAGTGTCGAGGATATTTTAGAAACGGATAATAATTCGTTGCAGAGTAAAAAACATAGCGTCAGCGTTGAGGAATTGAGTCCAAAACGGGTTGTAGATCCACGATTGAGTCCGAAACGCGTTGTAGATCCAGGATTGAGTCCGAAGCGTGTCGTCGATCCGGTATCAAGTCCGAAGCGTGTTGCCGATCCGGTATTGAGTCCGAAGCGTGTTGTGGATCGCGAGCGGGCCGCTAGCGTTATAGACTACGGGGATATAAACGTTCCTCGCGCGGCGACTCGCGAGCGTGCCACTAGTATGGTCGTCGATTCCTCGCGCAGAGAGAATCTACTCATTAAAGAATCGAGCGCCGCGAATCATAAGCGATGCGATTATAACGCGAATCCCGAGTCCAACTTGCAGTCCGCGACTGACGAACCGGATTGTAACAACACGGTGAGGATTATTTCAGGGAATCGTGATAATTTCACGTCCGAGGAATTACCGGTCAGGAATCTCGTTTCGTCGGTTCGTAATATTTTCGAGAGCGGCGCGATGAAAGGGTCGCCGGAGATTCTGCGCAAGAAGAAATCGCGCGCGCCCGCGGTTCCCGTGGTAACCTCGCCCGCGGTTCCCGTGGTAACCTCGCCCGCGGTTCCGTCAGTCCCCCCGCAGACCGCACGCATACAACACAACTCAGATCTAACGACAAATTTGTCCTCAAAACGGACAGGGCCACCTGGTGGTCACAAAGCGAACAAAACACCGTCTGCTACTACTGTAGCAGACGCTACGAAAAAAGTCGTCGAAGTCAACAATCGAAACCACGGCGACGATAATAAAACGATCGTCAACGGAGAATTGGCGAAGATCCGCGAGGCAGGTCAGTCATGGGTGTTCGGAGGTGGGAAGTCGCAGAGTCCGAGTGGTCCGTTACAAAGTCCGGTGGGTGGTCCAGTGCAGAGTCCTTTAACTAACTGTTCGAAAATATCAACGTCgcaaaaacatgatgaaactagtaataataatattaataataataatattcgtTCGGCGGCGAAATCTCAGAAAGATTCTCGACAACAAAATGCGAAAGAATCGCCGTCGACCTCTTCGACCAAAATGGTTGCCGTGAAACCGGTCGACAATGACTCAAACCGGTCATCGACCACTACGTTTAAACTGGTGACCGGTTCCGACGACGCGACCGGTGCGAAATCTCAGGTAAAACCGGCACAGGGGGCGCCACCACAACGACCGACGCTGAACTCGCAACAACCGCGTAAACGCCACGCACCACCCGTACCGTCGATATTTACGCAGCCGCAGATTCATAAACGCCACGGCGCGGCGTCGTCGGCGCCAAAAATGACGATCGGGAACGTGACGACCTCGTCGGCGAGTAGCGACGAGATTCCCGTTACTAATATAGACGACGTTCCGATTACAAATATCGATGACGTGATGGTATTCGAATTAAATGAGGGCAGCGCGCCGACGCCACGCCCGCCCCCGCCGCAGTTCATCGATACCAAACTCGATTTATCGGGTATCGTTAACGACGCCGTGTTGCCGTCGTCGCGCGACAGGACGAAATACGATCAGACGACGACGCCACCTAGGATCAAACCGTGTAATATCGAGTTCATCGGCGCCAACGTTAAACTGGAAAAATCATCTTTACAGAAAACGAAGAAACAAAAG GGTTCGATATCGTTTGATTCCGATCACGTGATGTACGAATATCCATCTGAACAATCGCTGCTAGATTTCTTCGCCTCTCAGGAACaacgcgacgacgacgacggagGTGGCGCCACCGACAACACAGATAACAATTTCTatagcaacaacaacaacaatgtaGACAGCATGACCGATAGCGGAGATGACGATAGCGAAGATGTGAATAAAAACGCttccaactcggatatcaaTTTGCTCAATAACCCCGCCCTCG